caatatgttactatggtgtatcacattgattgatttccatatattgaatccttgcatccctggattaaacccaacttgatcgtggtgtatgagcttttagATGTGTTGCCGTCCAGCATTTACCAAAAAGTTTTCAGGAGCTTAACTGAAGTGGTGGGATAGTGTAGTTTGTGTGTCATAGGAATCTCCTCAAAGGATGATGTCATCAGTGTGAGGTCCTAATTGTGTCCTAGAAAAAGTTAGAGCTGGTGAAAATGTTGCCTTCAAAGACTGTGTGAGATGGCAGGTGTGGACACTGGCCCCACTGAGTAGACAGGTGACGGTGTATCGTTTCCCTTTGAAGGTGAAGGTTCAGTGTAGCTGAGAAGTTGTTGAAATAGGCAGTGAAAACAGCATGCTAGCCAAATGTTTTGCTATGACTGAAAAGTATTTGCCAGTTATTTGTTGGAAGCAGTATTATCAACAAAATACATGGAGCCCTAGTGAGTGGGGCCATGACACCAAGGGTACAAGTTCACACTGAGGCCCTGTTCTTGCTTTACAGCTTTAAGATCAAGTAAAATTTGTTAAGTGCAGCAGAAGTTGGGATAATCACACCTTGCTCAGTAGGTTTCCTATAACAGGTTTCAATTTGTGAAGACCCTGCTTTCATTGagattgaatcttttaaaaaacaactgaggTGAAAAGTGTGATTGCATCTAAGGGAAAAGGGCCATAGGGTCTCATATTTTAAAGGTGAGTATAGGGGCAAGGGCTGAATTTTATTACTCATTGAGTTAGATTCTCCACGTGCACTAGAGGCTACTTGGGGTAATGGAGGTTTTGGCACTGGGAAATGTAGGCAAGGCAGTaattccagtggttaaggttaGGCATATCTGTTTCTATGTCACGTTCCTTTACTCCCTGGTTGTTTGTAGTAGCTTGCCCAAATGTGGGCCAGAAGAGGAACAGAAATTGATGAGGGGCAAAAACTCAATTGTCACACCTGAAAAGTGGGATCTGATTATTGCACAGAGCCACCACCCCTACATCACCCCTCTCCCTAGATGGGACctctgaaacacacagaaacaccAAGTCCTTTTCCTTCTCACCAGTGGGATGAAGAGTTCAGGAAGCAATCTTCAGTCTGCAGTTCTCAGTCTTCACCCAGTCCTCAGTCCCAGTGTCTGGGTAAGTATGGACTGGCTGGTCTGGGCCCTAGACTGAAAGgacgcctcctccctccctcctcacacaccggacccttccctttctcccctctccatcatcaaaaacacacgcacacacatctttttactGCTTGTTGATACTTTAATCGTCAACATCTGAATACTTTGATCAGTCCAGAGGGGACCATCGTTGTATGTTTGATGTCTGCACAAACGActattctgcctttgcttttcctggagTTACAGCAGATGGCTCAGCATCTTGGGCTCCAGGTGGGCACAGGGGCTTACTTGCAGAATCGTCAGAAGTGTTGGAAGAATCCTCTGGGGGTTCTTCATCCGCCATTGGCccactttcattcttctttttattctgcgGGTGGTGGTAGAAGACTGGATTCGCcgacttcttccctttctttttccggCCCGGATTCCGCTGAAGGGTTGATTTTACCTTCCTCGTGGGCTTTCGTATCTGGTAAGAAAACAGAGTCATCCAGAAAGACATTAGTGGAGGAGGATGGGAAGAACTTTGAGAGAACGGGTGTGCATTGAGGAGGGGTTTGTGCCAGGCAAGCTGCGGCAGGGCGAGTCTTGGGtgggggatgaagaggaagaacatgAGCAGGGTAATCTGACCTTCTGACTGTCCAAGCCATCGGACTGATCagtgttctttctcttcctttcgtTAGCACTTGAagcttgttgctgcaaatggaaagcGTCTATCTcgatttctgtttcctcctccttcactTCCTTAATTAGGTCTGCCATGTTGTAGCAACGGTGGCCTCCACCAAGGCGCCTGGCGTCTCTATATATACCGTCGCAGGACAATGGTGAGCCACAACTGTCCGTTTGATTGGTCAGCAAGAAATTTCTCCAGCCAATGGTAGCCCTGACACTGCTGACATCACAAAGCGCCGCTTGGGAACATccatgggggcggggagggtgcaAAGGAGTCCAAGTGctctggtttgagaaaagaagtGCTTTCGCAACAACCATTAAAGAGCCTTCCCAATTTGACTTTCCGGAAAACATTTCCTCATCTTGTCCAGTTCAGTTCTTGTGGTGTAGAAGTTAGGGAGCCAGTGTTCCTTCCAAACCATTTCTCATGGCCACCCCCATTCAGTGTTTAATTCTGTCATCTTCCGGATCTCATTACCTAGTATttggtgtgttgtttttttttaaacagtttacttTAGAAGTTTTAGATTTGCACGATAATTGTGAAGAGTGTTTTCATATACTCCACAACCAATTCTCTTGTTTACCATTGTACATTAGTATTGAACATTTGTTCAAATTAGTGAACCCACAGTGAAAGAGTATTATGAACTAAAGTCTGGACATTATCAGATttctttcagtacagttcagttcagtcgctcagttgtgtccgactctttgcgaccccatgaacagcacgccaagcctccctgtccatcaccaactccgggagtttacccaaacctatatccattgagtcggtgattccatccaaccatctcatccactgttgtccccttctcctcctgccctcaaactttcccagcatcagggtctttccaaatgagtcatctctttgcatcaggtggcgaaagtattggagtttcagcttcaacatcagtccttcaaatgaacacccaggactgatctcctttagaatggactggttggatctccttgcagtccaagggactctcaagagtcttctccaacaccacagttcaaaagcatcaattcttcggcgctcagctttcttcacagtccaactcccacatccatacatgaccactggaaaaaccataaccttactagacggacctttgtcagcaaagtaatgtctgctttttaatatgctgtctaggttggtcagaactttccttccaaggagtaagcgtcttttagtttcatggcttctgtcaccatctgcagtgattttggaggccacaaaagtaaagtctgccactgtttccattgtttccccatctatttgccaggaagtgatgggaccggatgctatcatcttcgttttctgaatgttgagctttaagccaactttttcactctcctctttcactttcatcaggaagctctagttcttcttcattttctgccataagtgtggtgtcatcagcgtatctgaggttattgatatttctcccggcactcttgtttccagcttgtgcttcatccagtggatagtttctcatgaagtactttgcatatacgttaaataagcagggtgacaacatacagccttgacttactcacTTCCCGATTTGGACCCAGCTcgtcattgcatgttcagttctaactgttgcttcgtgacctgcatacagatttctcaagaggcagttcaggtggtctggtattcccatctctttcaaaattttccggtttgttgtgatccacacagtcaaaggctatggcatagtcaataaagcagaaatagatgtttttctggaacattttcagatttccttggtttttacctaatgtccttttGCTGTCCCAGTATCCATCCAGGATACCATACTAAATCCAGTCATTCCATATTCTGCCTTGTTAGGTTCCTCTTTGCTGTGacaattttttagatttctttttttttttttctattattaaaaaatttgttcattttttaattgaaggataattgctctactaaattttgttgttttctgtctaacctcaacatgaatcatccataggtatacttatatctcctccctgttgaacctccctcctatctctctCACCATattatccctctaggttgatacagagcccctgtttgagttttctgagccatacagcaaactccctTTGGCTATCTTTGAGCATATGATAATTTAAGATTCCATGTTGCTCTTTCAATACATCTCaccttttcctcccctctccccatgtccataagtctattctctatgtctgtttctccaatcagttcagttcagttcagttcagtcgctcagtcgtgtccgactctttgcgaccctgtgaagtgcagcacgccaggcctccctgtccatcaccaactcccggagttcacccaaactcacgtccatcgagtcggtgatgccatccagccatctcatcctctgtcgtccccttttcctcctgcccccaatccctggcagcatcagagtcttttccaatgagtcaactcttcgcatgaggtggccaaagtactggagtttcagctttagcatcattccttccaaagaacacccaggactgatctctttcagaatggaccggttggatctccttgcagtccatgggactctcaatagtcttctccaacaccacagttcaagagcatcaattctttggcgctcagttttcttcacagtccaactctcacacctgtacacgaccaccggaaaaaccatggccttgactagacggacctttgttggcaaagtaatgtccctgcttttgagtatgctatctaggttggtcataaatttccttccaaggagtaagcgtcttttaatttcatggctgcaatcaccatctgcagtgattttggagccccccaaaataaagtctgccactgttttccactgtttccccatctatttcccatgaagtgatgggaccagatggcatgatcttcgttttctgaatattgagctttaagcctactttttcactctcctctttcactttcatcaagaggcttttgagttcctcttcactttctgccataagggtggtgtcatctgcatatctgaggatattgatatttctcccagcaatcttgattccagcttgtgcgtcttccagcccagcatttctcgtgatgtactctgcatataagttaaataagcataagcagggtgacaatacacagccttgacgtactccttttcctatttggaaccagtctgtttctccattgctgccctgtaaatgaattcttcagtaccatttttctagtttctgtatatatgctttaaaatatgatatttctctttctctttctgatttacttcactctaagTAAtatgttctaggttcatccaccatattagaactgactcaaatgcgttcctttttttgactgtgtaatattccattgcatatatgtaccacaacttctttatgcattcttctgtcagtgaacatctaggttgcttccatgttctagctgttgtaaatagtgctgcagtgaacaatgggatacatgtgtccctttcgattttgatttcttcagggtatatgcctaggagtagttttgctgggtcatgtggtgctTTTATtgctagtttcttaaggaatctccataccgtcttccatagtggctgtatcaattttcattccgACCAGAATGCAggagctttcccttttcttcacaccctctccagcatttattgtttgcagactttgaggatggccattgtgactggtatgaggtgatatctcattgtggctttgacttgcatttctctaataatgagcgatgttgagcatcttttcaggtgtgtgttggtcatctgtatgtcttctgtcgagaaatgtctgtttaggtctttttctcactttttgattgggttgtttgttttcctgatattgagttatatgagctgcttgtatattttggaaattaatcctttgtcagttgtttcatttgctgtcattttctcccattctgaggactgtcttttcatcttgcttatcgtttcctttgctgtgcaaaagatgctaagtttaatcaggtcccactggtttgctttgatttttgtttccattactctaggaaatgggacatagaggatcttgctttgatttatgtcaacaagtgttctgcctatgttctcttctaagagttttatagtttctggtcttacagttaggtctctaatccattttgagtttatctttgtgtatggtgttaggaagtgttctaatttcattcttttgcatgtagctgcccagttttccctgcaccacttattgaagaggctatcttttccccattgtatattcttgcctcctttgtcaaaaataaggtacctgtaggtgcatggatttatttctgggctttctatcttgttcccttggtctacatttctgttttgtgtgtgtgtgtgtgtgtgtgccagtaccattctgtcttgatgactgtacctttgtagtattatctgaagtcaggaaggttggttcctccagctcccttgttcttttttaagactgctttggctatctggagtcttttgtgtttccatatgaactgtgaaaatttttgttctagttctgtgaaaaatgccattggtcatTTGATATGTATTGCACTGAGTGTGTAgattacatttggtagtataatcattttcacaatattgattcttccatcccaggaacatggaatatctctccatctgtttatgtttggtttctttcattagtgtcttataattttctgtgtacagttctttcatctc
This genomic interval from Bos indicus x Bos taurus breed Angus x Brahman F1 hybrid chromosome X, Bos_hybrid_MaternalHap_v2.0, whole genome shotgun sequence contains the following:
- the LOC113887880 gene encoding uncharacterized protein LOC113887880, which gives rise to MADLIKEVKEEETEIEIDAFHLQQQASSANERKRKNTDQSDGLDSQKIRKPTRKVKSTLQRNPGRKKKGKKSANPVFYHHPQNKKKNESGPMADEEPPEDSSNTSDDSASKPLCPPGAQDAEPSAVTPGKAKAE